In one window of Microtus pennsylvanicus isolate mMicPen1 chromosome 2, mMicPen1.hap1, whole genome shotgun sequence DNA:
- the Nkx2-4 gene encoding homeobox protein Nkx-2.4, with protein sequence MSLSPKHTTPFSVSDILSPIEETYKKFGGVMDGAPPGLGTPLGAAAYRAPPPGPSSQAAAVAGMQPAHAMAGHNAAAAAAAAAAAAAAAATYHMPPGVSQFPHSAMGSYCNGGLGNMGELPAYTDGMRGGAAAAATGWYGANTDPRYSSISRFMGPSAGVNVAGMGSLTGIADAAKSLAPLHAAAPRRKRRVLFSQAQVYELERRFKQQKYLSAPEREHLASMIHLTPTQVKIWFQNHRYKMKRQAKDKAAQQLQQEGGLGPPPPPPPPSPRRVAVPVLVKDGKPCQNGAGTPTPGQGGQQPQAPTPGPELEELSPSPPALHGPGGGLAALDAATGDYGGGVLGANLLYGRTW encoded by the exons ATGTCGTTGAGCCCCAAGCACACGACGCCCTTCTCCGTGTCCGACATCCTGAGCCCCATCGAGGAGACCTATAAGAAGTTCGGCGGCGTCATGGACGGCGCGCCGCCCGGTCTGGGGACGCCCCTGGGGGCCGCCGCCTACCGCGCGCCGCCGCCCGGCCCCTCCTCGCAGGCTGCGGCCGTGGCGGGCATGCAGCCGGCCCACGCCATGGCGGGACACAACGcggccgcggcggcggcggcggcggcagcggcggcggcggcggccgctaCTTACCACATGCCGCCGGGCGTCTCGCAGTTCCCGCACAGCGCCATGGGCAGCTACTGCAACGGCGGCCTGGGCAACATGGGTGAGCTGCCCGCCTACACGGACGGCATGCGGGGCGGCGCGGCAGCCGCGGCCACCGGCTGGTACGGCGCCAACACGGACCCGCGCTACTCGTCAA TCTCCAGGTTCATGGGGCCGTCGGCGGGCGTGAACGTGGCCGGCATGGGTTCGCTGACCGGCATCGCGGACGCCGCCAAGTCGCTCGCGCCACTGCACGCGGCCGCGCCGCGAAGGAAGCGCCGAGTGCTCTTCTCGCAAGCGCAGGTCTACGAGCTGGAGCGGCGCTTCAAGCAGCAGAAGTACCTGTCGGCGCCCGAGCGCGAGCACCTGGCCAGCATGATCCACCTGACGCCCACGCAGGTCAAGATCTGGTTCCAGAACCATCGCTACAAGATGAAGCGACAAGCCAAGGACAAGGCGGCGCAGCAGCTGCAACAGGAGGGCGGCCTGGgtcccccgccgccgccgccgccgccgtcgccgcGCCGCGTGGCCGTACCCGTGCTAGTGAAGGACGGCAAGCCGTGCCAGAACGGCGCGGGCACCCCGACGCCTGGCCAGGGAGGCCAGCAGCCGCAGGCCCCGACGCCCGGCCCGGAGCTGGAGGAGCTGTCGCCCAGTCCGCCCGCGCTGCACGGTCCCGGGGGTGGCTTAGCGGCTCTGGACGCGGCTACCGGGGACTACGGCGGAGGCGTCCTCGGCGCCAACCTGCTCTATGGCAGGACGTGGTGA